A portion of the Pseudoalteromonas luteoviolacea genome contains these proteins:
- a CDS encoding transposase, with amino-acid sequence MAIARKRQVSLVDTKYYHCISRCVRRAFLCGEDKVTGKSFEHRREWVEEKLLQLAKVFCIDVCAYAVMSNHTHIVLYVDDKKAKRLNDKAILIRWHKQFKGTWLTHKFVSGESLTNSERCLLSELIDKYRNRLADISWFMRTLNEDIARKANKEDGCTGRFWEGRFKSQALLDEAALAACLAYVDLNPVRAKMAKTPEESDHTSIKKRIETAKVGKQPKSLLRFAGNPRKHMPKGLPFEFKYYVELVDLTGRRIREDKRGFITDSQPILARLNIQPENWLKLTTQFTSVFKGSVGRPDAKQKYCEHLKLKRRGNLTQCSELLA; translated from the coding sequence ATGGCAATTGCAAGGAAGAGACAAGTTAGCTTGGTGGATACCAAGTACTATCATTGCATATCACGCTGCGTAAGACGTGCGTTTTTATGTGGAGAAGATAAGGTAACAGGTAAGTCGTTTGAGCATCGAAGAGAGTGGGTTGAAGAGAAGTTATTGCAGCTAGCTAAGGTATTTTGTATTGATGTATGTGCTTATGCGGTGATGAGTAACCATACCCATATTGTTTTGTATGTTGATGATAAAAAAGCAAAACGTCTAAATGATAAAGCTATTTTGATTCGTTGGCATAAACAATTTAAAGGGACTTGGCTGACTCATAAGTTTGTCAGTGGAGAGTCACTGACCAATTCAGAGCGTTGTTTGCTGTCAGAGCTGATTGATAAATATAGAAATCGTCTAGCGGATATCAGTTGGTTTATGCGTACACTCAATGAAGACATCGCACGCAAAGCCAATAAAGAAGATGGTTGCACAGGCCGTTTTTGGGAAGGGCGATTTAAATCACAAGCCTTGTTAGATGAAGCCGCTTTAGCAGCATGTTTAGCGTATGTGGATTTGAATCCTGTTAGAGCCAAAATGGCTAAGACCCCAGAAGAGTCAGACCATACCAGCATTAAAAAACGTATTGAAACAGCAAAAGTGGGTAAACAACCCAAGTCTTTACTGCGTTTTGCAGGTAACCCAAGAAAACACATGCCAAAAGGCTTACCATTTGAATTCAAGTATTATGTTGAGCTGGTTGATTTAACAGGTCGACGTATTCGTGAAGACAAACGCGGATTTATTACAGATTCTCAACCAATCTTAGCAAGGCTGAATATCCAACCAGAGAATTGGTTAAAGCTTACTACCCAGTTTACGAGCGTGTTTAAAGGGTCAGTGGGCAGGCCAGATGCAAAGCAAAAATACTGTGAACACCTAAAGTTAAAGCGACGAGGCAATTTAACGCAGTGTAGTGAATTACTCGC
- a CDS encoding IS3 family transposase (programmed frameshift) codes for MRKSKFTETQIVGMIKEAESGVPVPEICRKHGVGQSTFYKWRSKYGGMEASDVKRLKELEDENRKLKDMFATLSLKHSMLEEIIFKKAVKTSRRRAWVEHLCARFEVSVAFACDVAGLSRSVYYYKCKRPSDDDVIDSLLTLVERHPRWGMPKLFKRLRHQGKVWNKKRVERVYNMLKLNLRRKGKRRVPTRTPKPLSAPGKHNESWSMDFMSDALSYGHRFRTLNVLDDYNRQALAIEVDTSLTAERVIRVLERVIAWRGKPKQIRVDNGPEFTSNALDSWAAEQCIKLEFIEPGSPYQNGFVERFNRSYREEVLDLYLFESLQQVRDITDEWLDIYNYERPHDALGDQTPMSYLEAA; via the exons ATGCGAAAAAGTAAGTTCACTGAAACACAGATCGTCGGCATGATCAAAGAAGCTGAATCAGGTGTGCCTGTACCGGAAATATGCCGTAAACATGGTGTTGGTCAAAGTACATTTTATAAGTGGCGTTCTAAATATGGTGGGATGGAAGCCTCTGATGTAAAACGTTTAAAAGAGCTTGAAGATGAAAATCGCAAGCTAAAAGATATGTTTGCGACTCTCAGTTTAAAACACTCAATGCTCGAGGAAATCATCT TCAAAAAAGCTGTAAAAACGAGTAGACGCAGAGCTTGGGTCGAGCATTTATGTGCGAGATTTGAGGTAAGTGTTGCATTTGCTTGTGACGTAGCTGGTTTGAGTCGCAGTGTTTATTACTATAAATGCAAGCGACCGTCGGATGATGATGTGATTGATTCTTTGCTGACGCTTGTTGAGCGGCATCCTAGATGGGGTATGCCTAAGCTGTTTAAACGACTTAGACATCAAGGCAAAGTATGGAATAAAAAGCGTGTTGAGCGAGTATATAACATGCTCAAGCTTAACCTTAGACGAAAAGGAAAACGCCGTGTACCAACACGCACACCAAAGCCGTTAAGCGCACCGGGAAAACATAATGAGTCGTGGTCGATGGATTTTATGAGCGATGCGCTCAGCTACGGACATCGTTTTAGAACACTGAATGTGCTGGATGATTACAACCGTCAAGCGTTAGCCATTGAGGTTGATACAAGCCTCACGGCTGAGCGAGTTATCCGAGTCCTAGAACGGGTCATAGCATGGCGTGGAAAGCCAAAACAAATTCGAGTGGATAATGGTCCTGAGTTTACGTCAAATGCTTTAGATAGCTGGGCTGCAGAACAGTGCATAAAACTTGAGTTTATTGAACCAGGTAGTCCATATCAGAACGGTTTTGTTGAGCGATTTAATCGCAGCTATCGAGAAGAAGTGTTGGATTTATATCTGTTTGAGTCACTTCAGCAGGTTCGTGACATTACAGATGAATGGTTAGATATTTATAATTATGAACGGCCTCACGATGCACTAGGAGACCAAACTCCAATGAGCTATCTTGAGGCAGCATAA
- a CDS encoding transposase — protein MAIARKRQVSLVDTKYYHCISRCVRRAFLCGEDKVTGKSFEHRREWVEEKLLQLAKVFCIDVCAYAVMSNHTHIVLYVDDKKAKRLNDKAILIRWHKQFKGTWLTHKFVSGESLSNSERCLLSELIDEYRKRLADISWFMRTLNEDIARKANKEDGCTGRFWEGRFKSQALLDEAALAACLAYVDLNPVRAKMAKTPEESDHTSIKKRIETAKVGKQPKSLLRFAGNPRKHMAKGLPFEFKYYVELVDLTGRCIREDKRGFITDSQPILARLNIQPENWLKLTTQFTSVFKGSVGRPDAKQKYCEHLKLKRRGNLTQCSELLA, from the coding sequence ATGGCAATTGCAAGGAAGAGACAAGTTAGCTTGGTGGATACCAAGTACTATCACTGCATATCACGCTGCGTAAGACGTGCGTTTTTATGTGGAGAAGATAAGGTAACAGGTAAGTCGTTTGAGCATCGAAGAGAGTGGGTTGAAGAGAAGTTATTGCAGCTAGCTAAGGTATTTTGTATTGATGTATGTGCTTATGCGGTGATGAGTAACCATACGCATATTGTTTTGTATGTAGATGATAAAAAAGCAAAACGTCTAAATGATAAAGCTATTTTGATTCGTTGGCATAAACAATTTAAAGGGACTTGGCTGACACATAAGTTTGTCAGTGGCGAGTCACTGAGCAATTCAGAGCGTTGTTTGTTGTCAGAGTTGATAGATGAATACAGAAAACGCCTAGCTGATATCAGTTGGTTTATGCGAACGCTCAACGAAGATATTGCGCGTAAAGCTAACAAAGAAGACGGTTGCACAGGCCGTTTTTGGGAAGGGCGCTTTAAATCACAAGCCTTGTTAGATGAAGCCGCTTTAGCAGCATGTTTAGCGTATGTGGATTTGAATCCTGTTAGAGCCAAAATGGCTAAGACCCCAGAAGAGTCAGACCATACCAGCATTAAAAAACGTATTGAAACAGCAAAAGTGGGTAAACAACCCAAGTCTTTACTGCGTTTTGCAGGTAACCCAAGGAAACACATGGCAAAAGGCTTACCATTTGAATTCAAGTATTATGTTGAGCTGGTTGATTTAACAGGTCGATGTATTCGTGAAGACAAACGCGGATTTATTACAGATTCTCAACCAATCTTAGCAAGGCTGAATATCCAACCAGAGAATTGGTTAAAGCTTACTACCCAGTTTACGAGCGTGTTTAAAGGGTCAGTGGGCAGGCCAGATGCAAAGCAAAAATACTGTGAACACCTAAAGTTAAAGCGACGAGGCAATTTAACGCAGTGTAGTGAATTACTCGCTTAG